A genome region from Hevea brasiliensis isolate MT/VB/25A 57/8 chromosome 7, ASM3005281v1, whole genome shotgun sequence includes the following:
- the LOC110662290 gene encoding uncharacterized protein LOC110662290 isoform X1: protein MESIQSRVESWIRDQRAKILKVSWAPLQWRMRWPPWFHSDREHRKKIQQEYERRRKQLNDLCLAVKADSVSDLQEILCCMVLSECVYKRPANEMVRALNKFKADFGGQVVSLERVQPSSDHVPHRYLLAEAGDTLFASFIGTKQYKDVVTDVNILQGAIFHEDSMEDAAQMEACESVQGETLKGNGESQWNPLESKPKHLKDQPKPAAHRGFLARAKGIPSLELYRLAQKKNRKLVLCGHSLGGAVAALATLAILRVVAASSPSKEDEKIQVKCITFSQPPVGNAALRDYVHEKGWQHYFKSYCIPEDLVPRILSPAYFHHYNAQPLSMNTEVETTSQSVSKHEQWIEKSRAQKPKENEGERLVLGLGPVQTSFWRLSRLVPLEGIRRQFNKYTGKQVGPIGTSVTTNSGVTSTIEDVVAPQSLEIQEGSDGISLKPLSDTNNGPPEESMTGKVGEKGNDRSGDRRNWHGVPYLPSYVPFGQLYLVGNSSVELLSGAEYSKLTSVRSVIAELRERFQSHSMRSYRFRFQRIYDMCMGDAASSFPGMEQVPQFVHLQQWLGLAVAGAVKLAQIVELPVIRTATSVVPLGWNGVPGEKNGEPLKVDIIGFGLHLCNLVHAQVNGNWCATTVESFPPAPSYSSNHEVQPELQKMRVLVGAPLRRPPKQPIVADSLTPVFPSIDSDADNLNEGHSLGHQEKLLCPEGLTDFCIYCTSDFATVSKEVHVRTRRVRLLGLEGAGKTSLFKAIMGQSRLTTIANFENMHIEADVQEGIAGGVCYIDSAGINLQDLNMEASHFRDELWMGIRDLSRKTDLIILVHNMSHKIPRSSSQNASSQQPVLSLLLDEAKALGIPWVLAVTNKFSVSAHQQKAAIDAVLQAYQASVSTAEVVNSCPYVIHTAVASASLSLAAAERDSGGRIGGEKLIFAPINLVRRPFQRRDTIFPVEGVNSLCQLVHRVLRSHEEASLQELARDRLLAELTRERAMATDARRESQAKASSLTAAAVGASLGAGVGLVLAVVMGAASALRKP, encoded by the exons ATGGAATCGATACAGAGCCGAGTAGAATCATGGATCAGGGACCAGAGAGCTAAGATCCTCAAGGTGTCTTGGGCCCCACTGCAGTGGAGAATGAGGTGGCCGCCTTGGTTTCACAGCGACAGAGAACATAGGAAGAAGATTCAACAAGAATACGAGCGCCGGAGGAAGCAGCTTAACGATCTCTGTCTCGCCGTCAAGGCCGATTCCGTCTCCGACTTGCAGGAAATTCTCTGTTGCATGGTCCTCTCCGAGTGTGTATATAAG AGACCTGCTAATGAGATGGTTCGGGCTTTGAACAAATTTAAGGCTGACTTTGGAGGACAAGTTGTTTCTCTGGAGCGTGTGCAACCCTCTTCAGATCATGTTCCTCACAG GTACCTATTAGCAGAAGCAGGTGACACTTTGTTTGCTTCCTTTATTGGGACAAAACAGTACAA GGATGTTGTGACCGatgtaaatatactacaaggtgcTATATTTCATGAGGATTCCATGGAGGATGCTGCCCAGATGGAAGCCTGTGAATCTGTGCAAGGTGAAACTCTAAAGGGAAATGGGGAAAGTCAATGGAATCCTCTTGAATCAAAGCCTAAACATCTGAAAGATCAGCCAAAGCCTGCCGCTCATCGA GGTTTCTTGGCTCGTGCTAAAGGCATACCTTCTTTAGAGTTGTACAGGCTTGCTCAGAAGAAGAATCGAAAACTTGTATTGTGTGGGCATTCACTTGGTGGGGCA GTGGCAGCATTAGCTACTCTTGCCATCCTGAGGGTTGTTGCTGCATCCTCTCCATCAAAAGAAGATGAAAAGATTCAGGTTAAATGTATAACATTTTCCCAACCACCAGTTGGGAATGCTGCTTTAAGAGA cTACGTCCATGAAAAAGGCTGGCAGCATTATTTTAAGAGTTACTGCATTCCTGAAGATTTGGTGCCCCGTATCCTTTCTCCTGCTTATTTTCATCACTATAATGCTCAACCTTTGTCAATGAATACTGAGGTTGAAACTACCAGTCAATCAGTGTCAAAACATGAGCAATGGATAGAAAAATCAAGGGCACAGAAGCCAAAGGAGAATGAGGGGGAGCGACTGGTTCTGGGTTTAGGCCCTGTGCAGACTTCTTTTTGGAGACTTTCGAGGCTTGTTCCTTTGGAGGGAATTAGAAGGCAATTCAATAAGTACACAGGAAAACAAGTTGGTCCCATAGGGACATCAGTGACAACTAATTCTGGTGTAACATCTACAATTGAGGATGTAGTTGCACCTCAGTCTCTCGAAATCCAAGAGGGTTCTGATGGCATATCTCTTAAACCATTATCTGACACTAATAATGGGCCACCAGAGGAATCAATGACTGGAAAAGTAGGCGAAAAAGGAAATGATAGAAGTGGAGATAGAAGAAACTGGCATGGGGTACCTTATTTACCTTCATATGTCCCATTTGGTCAG CTGTATCTAGTGGGAAATTCTTCAGTGGAATTACTATCTGGTGCAGAGTACTCAAAATTAACATCG GTCAGATCTGTGATTGCTGAACTAAGGGAAcgatttcaatcacattcaatgAGATCTTATCGGTTTCGATTTCAGAG AATCTATGACATGTGCATGGGTGATGCTGCTTCATCTTTTCCCGGAATGGAGCAAGTGCCTCAGTTTGTGCATTTGCAACAGTGGCTTGGGCTTGCAGTTGCAGGTGCTGTAAAGCTTGCTCAAATTGTAGAATTGCCAGTTATTCGCACAGCCACTTCAGTTGTCCCTCTAGGGTGGAATGGTGTTCCTGGTGAGAAGAATGGAGAACCCTTAAAAGTTGATATTATCGGTTTTGGTTTGCACCTTTGTAACTTGGTCCATGCTCAAGTCAATGGTAACTG GTGTGCAACTACAGTGGAGTCATTTCCTCCTGCACCCAGCTATTCTTCAAAccatgaagtacagccagaactaCAAAAGATGAGGGTTTTAGTTGGAGCTCCTCTGAGACGACCACCAAAACAACCTATAGTGGCAGATTCATTGACGCCTGTTTTTCCTTCTATTGATTCAGATGCTGATAATCTCAATGAAGGACATAGTTTAGGGCATCAGGAGAAATTGCTCTGCCCTGAAGGTTTGACTGATTTTTGCATTTATTGTACAAGTGATTTTGCTACTGTCTCTAAGGAGGTCCATGTCAGAACTCGTAGGGTGCGGTTACTCGGACTTGAG GGTGCTGGTAAAacttctcttttcaaggcaatTATGGGTCAAAGCAGACTAACCACCATTGCCAATTTTGAGAATATGCACATAGAGGCTGATGTCCAAGAAGGTATTGCTGGTGGTGTATGCTACATTGATTCAGCTGGGATAAATTTGCAG GACCTAAATATGGAGGCCTCTCATTTTAGGGATGAACTATGGATGGGAATTCGTGACCTCAGTAGGAAAACAGATTTGATTATTCTGGTGCATAACATGTCGCATAAGATTCCTCGAAGCAGTAGCCAAAATGCATCATCTCAACAGCCAGTACTTTCACTTCTTTTAGATGAGGCTAAAGCTCTTGGAATTCCTTGGGTTCTTGCTGTAACAAACAAATTTTCTGTCAGTGCACACCAGCAAAAAGCAGCAATTGATGCTGTTTTGCAGGCATATCAAGCATCTGTAAGCACCGCAGAAGTTGTGAATTCCTGTCCTTACGTAATCCACACTGCTGTTGCCAGTGCTTCTTTGTCGCTGGCTGCTGCAGAGAGAGATTCTGGTGGAAGGATTGGTGGTGAAAAGCTTATTTTTGCTCCAATTAATCTTGTTCGGAGGCCATTTCAAAGAAGAGACACCATTTTTCCCGTTGAGGGTGTGAATTCACTTTGTCAGCTTGTCCACCGCGTGCTGCGGAGTCATGAAGAGGCCTCGTTACAG GAACTAGCTAGAGATAGACTTTTGGCAGAACTGACACGGGAGCGAGCAATGGCAACAGATGCAAGACGAGAGTCTCAAGCCAAGGCATCTTCCTTGACAGCTGCTGCTGTGGGTGCTTCCCTTGGGGCTGGTGTTGGCCTTGTCTTGGCTGTTGTCATGGGTGCTGCATCTGCTTTACGGAAGCCCTAA
- the LOC110662291 gene encoding ras-related protein RABA5e-like, translated as MGREQEVEAGGEEYLFKIVLIGDSAVGKSNLLSRFARNEFDSNSKATIGVEFQTQGVDIDGKEIKAQIWDTAGQERFRAVTSAYYRGAVGALIVYDITRRTSFDSVKRWLDELSAHCDTAVARMLVGNKCDLENIREVSVEEGKNLAEEESLFFMETSALDSTNVQTAFEVVIREIYNNVSKKILNSDSYKAELTVNRVSLVKEGESSKQNTLSCCST; from the exons ATGGGTCGAGAACAGGAAGTGGAAGCAGGAGGTGAAGAGTACTTGTTCAAGATAGTGCTTATAGGTGACTCTGCAGTGGGGAAATCGAATTTGCTGTCAAGGTTTGCAAGAAATGAGTTTGATAGCAATTCTAAGGCTACAATTGGGGTAGAGTTTCAGACCCAGGGAGTGGATATTGATGGCAAAGAAATTAAGGCACAGATCTGGGACACTGCTGGCCAAGAGAGGTTTAGAGCTGTTACCTCTGCTTACTATAGAGGTGCTGTTGGTGCACTAATTGTCTATGATATCACTAGGAGGACAAGTTTTGATAGTGTCAAAAGGTGGCTGGATGAACTCAGCG CTCATTGCGATACTGCAGTGGCAAGAATGCTTGTAGGAAACAAATGTGATCTAGAGAACATTAGAGAGGTGAGTGTAGAGGAGGGCAAAAACCTTGCAGAAGAAGAAAGTTTATTCTTCATGGAGACATCAGCCCTTGATTCTACTAATGTTCAGACAGCTTTCGAGGTGGTTATCCGTGAGATATACAACAACGTGAGCAAGAAAATTCTGAATTCTGATTCATACAAGGCTGAGTTGACTGTCAACCGAGTCAGTCTGGTTAAGGAGGGAGAAAGTTCAAAGCAAAATACTCTCTCTTGCTGCTCTACATGA
- the LOC110662289 gene encoding cysteine-rich repeat secretory protein 55 — translation MALLLYTTLLLILFRYPCNGADPLGDLCNKDTKTSDNTKISNNIDHLLAEIVSRSPSPGYIATSYGDGQDKVYGLAQCRGDVSTNDCSGCLQDAAKEIRQRCPDQVDARIWYDYCFLRYNDENFIGKLDTSYAIFYFNVENVTDPEDFNKKLGSLIDEIRSQAVMPKNKGLGKGESNLSPFLTVYALVQCTRDLAVIDCAQCLAIAVGNFPNFCNNKKGCRALYSNCYVRYELYPFFFPLDSSNSSSLIGNLVVKVYP, via the coding sequence ATGGCACTACTTCTATACACAACTCTTCTTCTTATTCTGTTTCGATACCCCTGCAATGGTGCTGACCCTTTAGGGGATTTATGCAATAAAGACACCAAAACTAGCGACAACACCAAGATATCAAACAATATTGATCACTTGCTGGCTGAAATAGTTTCTAGATCTCCCTCACCTGGTTATATTGCGACCTCCTATGGTGACGGCCAAGATAAAGTGTATGGCCTAGCACAATGCAGGGGTGATGTTAGCACCAACGACTGCTCCGGTTGCCTTCAGGACGCAGCAAAGGAAATCCGCCAACGCTGTCCGGACCAAGTTGATGCAAGAATTTGGTATGATTATTGCTTTTTGAGGTATAACGATGAGAATTTCATTGGAAAACTTGACACTTCTTATGCTATTTTTTACTTCAATGTTGAGAATGTAACAGATCCTGAAGATTTTAACAAAAAGCTAGGATCTTTGATAGATGAGATCAGATCACAAGCTGTTATGCCTAAGAATAAAGGGCTTGGCAAAGGTGAGAGCAATTTGTCGCCTTTCCTTACAGTTTATGCTTTAGTGCAATGCACGAGGGACCTTGCTGTGATAGATTGTGCTCAGTGTTTAGCCATTGCAGTTGGTAATTTCCCAAACTTCTGCAACAATAAGAAGGGGTGCAGGGCTCTGTATAGCAACTGTTATGTTCGATATGAGCTCTACCCTTTTTTCTTTCCCCTTGATTCAAGCAAttcctcatcactaattggtaatttaGTTGTAAAAGTATATCCATAA
- the LOC110662290 gene encoding uncharacterized protein LOC110662290 isoform X2, whose translation MVRALNKFKADFGGQVVSLERVQPSSDHVPHRYLLAEAGDTLFASFIGTKQYKDVVTDVNILQGAIFHEDSMEDAAQMEACESVQGETLKGNGESQWNPLESKPKHLKDQPKPAAHRGFLARAKGIPSLELYRLAQKKNRKLVLCGHSLGGAVAALATLAILRVVAASSPSKEDEKIQVKCITFSQPPVGNAALRDYVHEKGWQHYFKSYCIPEDLVPRILSPAYFHHYNAQPLSMNTEVETTSQSVSKHEQWIEKSRAQKPKENEGERLVLGLGPVQTSFWRLSRLVPLEGIRRQFNKYTGKQVGPIGTSVTTNSGVTSTIEDVVAPQSLEIQEGSDGISLKPLSDTNNGPPEESMTGKVGEKGNDRSGDRRNWHGVPYLPSYVPFGQLYLVGNSSVELLSGAEYSKLTSVRSVIAELRERFQSHSMRSYRFRFQRIYDMCMGDAASSFPGMEQVPQFVHLQQWLGLAVAGAVKLAQIVELPVIRTATSVVPLGWNGVPGEKNGEPLKVDIIGFGLHLCNLVHAQVNGNWCATTVESFPPAPSYSSNHEVQPELQKMRVLVGAPLRRPPKQPIVADSLTPVFPSIDSDADNLNEGHSLGHQEKLLCPEGLTDFCIYCTSDFATVSKEVHVRTRRVRLLGLEGAGKTSLFKAIMGQSRLTTIANFENMHIEADVQEGIAGGVCYIDSAGINLQDLNMEASHFRDELWMGIRDLSRKTDLIILVHNMSHKIPRSSSQNASSQQPVLSLLLDEAKALGIPWVLAVTNKFSVSAHQQKAAIDAVLQAYQASVSTAEVVNSCPYVIHTAVASASLSLAAAERDSGGRIGGEKLIFAPINLVRRPFQRRDTIFPVEGVNSLCQLVHRVLRSHEEASLQELARDRLLAELTRERAMATDARRESQAKASSLTAAAVGASLGAGVGLVLAVVMGAASALRKP comes from the exons ATGGTTCGGGCTTTGAACAAATTTAAGGCTGACTTTGGAGGACAAGTTGTTTCTCTGGAGCGTGTGCAACCCTCTTCAGATCATGTTCCTCACAG GTACCTATTAGCAGAAGCAGGTGACACTTTGTTTGCTTCCTTTATTGGGACAAAACAGTACAA GGATGTTGTGACCGatgtaaatatactacaaggtgcTATATTTCATGAGGATTCCATGGAGGATGCTGCCCAGATGGAAGCCTGTGAATCTGTGCAAGGTGAAACTCTAAAGGGAAATGGGGAAAGTCAATGGAATCCTCTTGAATCAAAGCCTAAACATCTGAAAGATCAGCCAAAGCCTGCCGCTCATCGA GGTTTCTTGGCTCGTGCTAAAGGCATACCTTCTTTAGAGTTGTACAGGCTTGCTCAGAAGAAGAATCGAAAACTTGTATTGTGTGGGCATTCACTTGGTGGGGCA GTGGCAGCATTAGCTACTCTTGCCATCCTGAGGGTTGTTGCTGCATCCTCTCCATCAAAAGAAGATGAAAAGATTCAGGTTAAATGTATAACATTTTCCCAACCACCAGTTGGGAATGCTGCTTTAAGAGA cTACGTCCATGAAAAAGGCTGGCAGCATTATTTTAAGAGTTACTGCATTCCTGAAGATTTGGTGCCCCGTATCCTTTCTCCTGCTTATTTTCATCACTATAATGCTCAACCTTTGTCAATGAATACTGAGGTTGAAACTACCAGTCAATCAGTGTCAAAACATGAGCAATGGATAGAAAAATCAAGGGCACAGAAGCCAAAGGAGAATGAGGGGGAGCGACTGGTTCTGGGTTTAGGCCCTGTGCAGACTTCTTTTTGGAGACTTTCGAGGCTTGTTCCTTTGGAGGGAATTAGAAGGCAATTCAATAAGTACACAGGAAAACAAGTTGGTCCCATAGGGACATCAGTGACAACTAATTCTGGTGTAACATCTACAATTGAGGATGTAGTTGCACCTCAGTCTCTCGAAATCCAAGAGGGTTCTGATGGCATATCTCTTAAACCATTATCTGACACTAATAATGGGCCACCAGAGGAATCAATGACTGGAAAAGTAGGCGAAAAAGGAAATGATAGAAGTGGAGATAGAAGAAACTGGCATGGGGTACCTTATTTACCTTCATATGTCCCATTTGGTCAG CTGTATCTAGTGGGAAATTCTTCAGTGGAATTACTATCTGGTGCAGAGTACTCAAAATTAACATCG GTCAGATCTGTGATTGCTGAACTAAGGGAAcgatttcaatcacattcaatgAGATCTTATCGGTTTCGATTTCAGAG AATCTATGACATGTGCATGGGTGATGCTGCTTCATCTTTTCCCGGAATGGAGCAAGTGCCTCAGTTTGTGCATTTGCAACAGTGGCTTGGGCTTGCAGTTGCAGGTGCTGTAAAGCTTGCTCAAATTGTAGAATTGCCAGTTATTCGCACAGCCACTTCAGTTGTCCCTCTAGGGTGGAATGGTGTTCCTGGTGAGAAGAATGGAGAACCCTTAAAAGTTGATATTATCGGTTTTGGTTTGCACCTTTGTAACTTGGTCCATGCTCAAGTCAATGGTAACTG GTGTGCAACTACAGTGGAGTCATTTCCTCCTGCACCCAGCTATTCTTCAAAccatgaagtacagccagaactaCAAAAGATGAGGGTTTTAGTTGGAGCTCCTCTGAGACGACCACCAAAACAACCTATAGTGGCAGATTCATTGACGCCTGTTTTTCCTTCTATTGATTCAGATGCTGATAATCTCAATGAAGGACATAGTTTAGGGCATCAGGAGAAATTGCTCTGCCCTGAAGGTTTGACTGATTTTTGCATTTATTGTACAAGTGATTTTGCTACTGTCTCTAAGGAGGTCCATGTCAGAACTCGTAGGGTGCGGTTACTCGGACTTGAG GGTGCTGGTAAAacttctcttttcaaggcaatTATGGGTCAAAGCAGACTAACCACCATTGCCAATTTTGAGAATATGCACATAGAGGCTGATGTCCAAGAAGGTATTGCTGGTGGTGTATGCTACATTGATTCAGCTGGGATAAATTTGCAG GACCTAAATATGGAGGCCTCTCATTTTAGGGATGAACTATGGATGGGAATTCGTGACCTCAGTAGGAAAACAGATTTGATTATTCTGGTGCATAACATGTCGCATAAGATTCCTCGAAGCAGTAGCCAAAATGCATCATCTCAACAGCCAGTACTTTCACTTCTTTTAGATGAGGCTAAAGCTCTTGGAATTCCTTGGGTTCTTGCTGTAACAAACAAATTTTCTGTCAGTGCACACCAGCAAAAAGCAGCAATTGATGCTGTTTTGCAGGCATATCAAGCATCTGTAAGCACCGCAGAAGTTGTGAATTCCTGTCCTTACGTAATCCACACTGCTGTTGCCAGTGCTTCTTTGTCGCTGGCTGCTGCAGAGAGAGATTCTGGTGGAAGGATTGGTGGTGAAAAGCTTATTTTTGCTCCAATTAATCTTGTTCGGAGGCCATTTCAAAGAAGAGACACCATTTTTCCCGTTGAGGGTGTGAATTCACTTTGTCAGCTTGTCCACCGCGTGCTGCGGAGTCATGAAGAGGCCTCGTTACAG GAACTAGCTAGAGATAGACTTTTGGCAGAACTGACACGGGAGCGAGCAATGGCAACAGATGCAAGACGAGAGTCTCAAGCCAAGGCATCTTCCTTGACAGCTGCTGCTGTGGGTGCTTCCCTTGGGGCTGGTGTTGGCCTTGTCTTGGCTGTTGTCATGGGTGCTGCATCTGCTTTACGGAAGCCCTAA